One genomic window of Elaeis guineensis isolate ETL-2024a chromosome 2, EG11, whole genome shotgun sequence includes the following:
- the LOC140855548 gene encoding protein P21-like: MASSTSLTLLFFPFLLLTLSHAATFNVVNQCSYTVWAAWADLSNNGGGQQLNQGQTWTVTVNAGTAAARIWGRTGCSFDGNGNGHCQSGDCGKLACTSYGSPPNTLAEFALNQYQNLDFIDISLVQGFNVPMDFRSTSSDCSVDIQCTADVVGQCPSALKVAGGCDDPCTIFNAPQYCCPSGSSCEPTTYSEFFKSLCPNAFSYPDDYNNTQFTCPGGSNYQVTFCP; encoded by the coding sequence ATGGCCTCCTCGACTTCCCTCactctcctcttcttccccttcctcctcCTCACCCTCTCCCACGCCGCCACCTTCAATGTCGTCAATCAATGTTCCTACACCGTGTGGGCCGCATGGGCAGACCTCAGCAACAACGGCGGCGGCCAGCAGCTCAACCAGGGTCAGACCTGGACGGTCACCGTCAACGCCGGCACCGCCGCTGCCCGCATCTGGGGCCGTACTGGCTGCTCCTTCGATGGCAACGGCAACGGGCACTGCCAGAGCGGCGACTGCGGCAAACTCGCCTGCACCTCCTACGGCTCCCCACCCAACACCCTCGCCGAATTCGCCCTCAACCAGTACCAGAACCTCGACTTCATCGACATCTCCCTCGTTCAGGGATTCAACGTGCCCATGGACTTCCGCTCCACCTCGTCCGACTGCAGCGTAGACATCCAATGCACTGCCGACGTCGTTGGGCAGTGCCCCAGCGCACTCAAAGTGGCCGGCGGCTGCGATGACCCATGCACCATCTTCAACGCTCCTCAATACTGCTGCCCTAGCGGCTCCAGCTGCGAGCCGACCACCTATTCTGAGTTCTTTAAGAGCCTGTGCCCGAACGCGTTTAGCTATCCGGATGATTATAACAACACCCAATTCACCTGCCCCGGTGGGAGCAACTATCAGGTCACCTTCTGCCCTTGA